The Arachis ipaensis cultivar K30076 chromosome B03, Araip1.1, whole genome shotgun sequence region gagaaaaaaagaaagaaatctccATAAACAACAACGCTGCTTGCTTGCTTATACTTAAATAGACAAGAAAACTGCCAACCACATGCAGTGTTGAATAATACCAAAGTGACTAAGGCACAAGGACCATCAACATGGAAAAATATGTTCTGCCTGCGAAACAAAAATTTACTTTGCTATAACAGCTACTATATGGATGGAATCCCAAACACTTGACCAGCTTTCCCCCCAAAGAAATTATATAAGCCAAGCTCAATTCTCATTAACATAGAAAATAATAACATCAGTATCCCAAttataaagaaaacgaaaatagAAGAATTATTACCTGAACTTTATAATTAGATTTCTCCTAGAACCTTCTCTGCTTCTTACAAGGAAGAAAGCGGAACATCCATAACCTGCAaactcaaaaatctttcaaataaCTAAGCCCTGAAAACAGCCAATCCAGAAAACCATGCTAGGATGAACACACACTTATTGCTGGAAGAGAGAGAGACCTTTCTTTTGCATTCCAAGAAGCTCTTGGAATTCTCCGAAAAGCAGAAATTATTACCTGCCATGAAACATAGCCTATAAAGCATGAGTATACAGGAACTTGTTCAAGGTCAATGACATAGCCCCTAATTAtggaaaattcaaaattttcaatagaaATATAATTCAATACTCTTGATGAAGTTAGCATGTGAAACCAGGTCATATTGGAATTTCGCTGCAACATGCCCACTGAATGGAGAAAAAGTTTGACAGAAAACTTCGGCAGTTCTTTAGAAGGCTCATCTGGTTACATATAAagccaaaatccaaagcaaatgCCAATAGATCAACAAATGATATTTCTAAAACCGGAAGAAATTACTTCTAAGTTTATAACTATTATTTTGTTTATGGTAGATAATAGAATTAGAGACAAGTAATACAGCCATGAACAATGACACTGAAACAAATGTTAAGGTTTTGAAGGAAAGAAGCATACTTTTTTCCTTGAGGCAAAGCGTCCACCTGGATTGCAATACAAACACACTATGAGTAGTTCTCCTTCCAGAAACTGAACCACAGGGTACAGGGAAGAATACTAAGACTGTAGTAGCAAACGTCTTTTGATTCTTCTGCATTATTTTGTTTTCTAACATTAAAATGAGGGATACACACTCATGAACAACACTTCAACAAAATTACCCACACACCAAAAGACAAATTTAACCCAACAAGAGCCAAAAGAAAAGCAAACATGAACAATACAAAATGGGAAACATATGAAATGAAGAAAATATTAAAACTTTACCCTTTGAGGACGGGAATCGGAAATGGGGTTTGGTGGGAAGGGTTGGCAGAAGGTGGTTTTGGAAAATGGTGCTGTTGCTGTTGGTGCACATTGAATTgttgagaagaaggaaagcatcGCGTTCAAGAGAATCGAGTTCTTCCACGGTCATGTCCCAGTCATCCTCTACCTCCATTGTTGCCTCTCACAAATACAGCCCTTCGTTTTTGCGTTTGCGTTTTGTGTGTGTTGCAcgaaaaatcaaatcaaattcaaCTTTCTTCGCCCGCTTTgcccttgattttcaaattttaatgacTTGCCTAATAATACAGATTAGGGGAGTCATTCAACTTCATGTTTCCAAACTGTGAATATAAAATTCACTGTTTGTGTTGCACCCTCACACAAGAGAGCACTCTTCTCCCATTGAATGGGTTAAACGGTTGGATGAACTCAAGAGTAGCAACTTAAGAGAAACTAGAGGAGGACCAggtgcatgtttgggcgccattattttgttaaaaaaaaaaattttttttcaatgaaaaaagatctttttttttattttttaacgtgtttggtaaatttctagtagtaaaagtaaaagcactagtaaaataaaaaaaaaatcttttttgagaagttgtaatttacatttttttaaaagattttttttctttaaaaaaatgttttttatgtaataaatgaacaaaaaagtacttttatactgttatatccaaacataattgatagataaaaaaacctttttacatgagatatccaaacataaaattacttttacttctctataaaatcttttaaaaaaaataatttaaaaaaagatcttttttttaaaagctcacccaaacaagccctaagTTTATTCACCCCTTATCCAGGGAATCTTAAATCTGTTGCTCTAAAGCAGGCTGAATTTTTGTTTAACATTATCCATCTCTTATGTAATTTTCCCCTCAAGATTTATTGTTAATTTACTTAATGAATGTGAGGAAAAGATATATTTTCATTATCCATCTCTTATGAACGCTAAAATCGATTTTATTTTCCCGTTTCTTCCTCGGTTGCGCATAAACTACAGCTgattaattgaaattgaaaatagaCACCTAAAAAAATAAGATTGAAAATTTACACTATACCAAAATTACTCACATGATTTGTTACCATTCCTTTAACTTGAGTACTGAAATTGAGTCAGAAAAAAAGGGAGGATCAACGATCAACAAAGATTTCTTGGATTTACAAAATTGCTAGAAATGCAAAATCAAGACCGGTTATATTTTTGTAAAGTTATACTACACATCCAAGTCTTTTTGATAATTAAgtctaattaaaatttttttagtgaCTAAgtacaagttcaacaaaaatctGTTTTATTAGTGGGGTGTGTAACTACGTGAAATGATTCCGACGCTCccgctccttctccttcttcgcgttcttttttcttctttgcatTCCTTCTCATTGTTATTcttttattgttgttgctgaatttatttcctcctcctcttcctagTGATTTTATATCATTAtgcgtttctttttcttttttgtttgattttattcttgttaagtgAGTAAATaaggtaaaataagaagaaaatatgaacaagaaaaagaaggaagaggaggagttttgaattatcattaagtaattttgatGTATTCTAAATTTAAATAAAGTGCACTTttagtttgaatttgttttgaattgagtttgtttATGTGTCGTTATCATTAAGAAATTTCGGTGCATTCTGGATTTAAACTGTTACACGTAAAAAGAAGACAaggatgatgataataataatgaaaaaaaatgaggacaaaggagaaggagaagaagtcgCAACAGCCTCTTCTTCAAGTGTGGTAAAAGTCATCCCAACCTTTGGGATAAACGGACACAAAAAACACCGAAACTTATAAGCACGACACCGAAAACAATTCTATATTACACCAAATTGTGTTTCAAAATGCACCGAAACTACCATTAAACATAACATAAATAGATTCATCAAAAAAACAATTCAAAACTCCAATcttccattcaaattcaaacctttAACTATGAACActgatttttacaaaaaaaaaaaaaaaaaaaacaaaaattattcaACTTGTAGAAAAAACAACTACACCAGCATCAACTACTAACGAATTACATTAACAAGGTTCAAACCAAACCCCATCCACTTGATTCTAACGAATTACATTAACAAGGTTCAAACCAAACCCCATCCACTTGATTCGTTTTAAAACAATAATTCAATTAGTCCTGGTTCAACTGACAGTGTGAACTTGCATCATTTATTGTCTTCGAAAATGAAATATATGTTCAAACTTGATTTCATagcttaatttaaaaaaaaaattaatccaaaTCTTCAAATCAGATTAAAGAGCATTGATCGAAGAACACAAAAAAACCCAGAAAACGAAGAGAATATAAAGAAGAAAGAGAACGCATAGAATGCAGAGAAAGAAGAAAAcgttgaaaaaatttgaaaacaaaaaaaatgaaagccGCATAGAAAAGCCAATTATATATAGTCACATGTCAACTCAAAAGGTTATTAGAGATAATGGCGCGTGGAACTAAATTAAGTTATGGCAACTTGGTTGGACTTGATTTGTGATGTAGATTGATTTTTCTACAGGAGATGGTATTTATTAGTGATGCAATTCTCTTagaaaacaaaacaagaaaaaaatgtaAAAGATTTCCTTGAAGGAATTAAATTAAATGATAATCACCAAATAAATTGTTCCAGAGACTGCATTATTTAAAGCCTTATTGCCTATCCTATGACGACGACCATCCTTGGTCACGCCATCGTAGATGATGTGCAGCAGTCCTTCCAGATGACGAATTTCTTCCAAATGAAGGTGTGTTTTCCGGAGTAGTTCTAGAAATTCCTGATCGAGACATCCTTGTTGAAGATGTCATCCTCAACCCTGGGCTCACCTCTCTATAATACTGGTGAGCTTCACGAGGCATCCTTGATGACAGCGATAAGTTTGTTCTCCATCTAGCAGGACGGTTCGCCTGCACAGCACGGGATGATGATATATTTCTTCCTCTCTGAGTTCTCTCTGGTTGATGTGCTAAAGGTAAATTGGATCTCCATCTAGCCGATTGACTTGTCTGTGTACCATTTGGTATCCTCTGCATTGTTCCAGACCTTCTATCATGTAATGGCATTCTATGTCTATTACTCGACATCAAACTAGCCATCCTGTTAGCATCTTCAATAGAAGAAAATATTTCATACAAGAAAAAGGACATTAAATCAGCAAGATCCCCAGTCAACATTGTGTCTCTGTTATCAACATCAGGTCTTGCATGAATTGAGCTAAAAAGATCTTCTAAGTCCCTTTCCCGTTCCATCCTCGTCCAATCACTTTGTCGCGAGGGATCCACCTCAGATGGTCGGACGGATGGATGCTCAGACCTAGCATGCTTCCGGAGTTCTGCATATGTTCCTTGGAATTCGCAAGTCTCAGAAGCGCAACTCCTTGGTTTAGAATTCATGTGCCTACGAGCAGGCTCCAAGACCATATATCCAAATATCTCTCCCCGGCAAAGAGGGCAGATGAGCTTTGCCTGCAATTGGCTCCCATATTCTGAGGAGTGTCTAGGCTCTAATTGAGCATCCCTACTGTTAGAGGTTGTGCTTGTGAGAGGGATTTCTTGCAGTATTGTTGATGAGAGATGAGAACCAAATGACTTGCAAAACTGGTCAAGGCAGTTGGAGTGCCGGTAACTGGTATTACACATATAAGGACGGCAACCCATCTCATGGGAAGAACATTTCAGAAGAACGGCGTTGTGTGGAGATTCCATGCAAATAGGACACGTAGCATCCTCCCATTCTTTCACGTCATCAACTGATCCCACCAAATTCTTGGGTTTATGTAGCTCATCGTTTTTGGAGTTGGAAGGGTAAGGATGCGACCTAGTGCAATCAATAGATTGGGACCGAGCTCTTCTAATTTTTGGCATTTTCGAAATTCAAGTTCTTGCTTATCAAAAAAAATCCTGCCACATATCAAATCATCCAAACAAAAATCGGTGACGACAGATGAATTCTAATTGAAATATTGAATAATGCAAACAAGTTTAAAATATTCATAAGCAAAACCAAATAATTAATATTCTCTCCCACTTCATCCTCACACAGTTTGAGATAACAGGGGATTTATTCTAAAATTTACCTGTGATTGTTAATTCTGAGATTTTGAAGATTGCATCAACCTAGCAAAATTGGTTGAAATCTCAGAGGTTCAAGTTAAAATTTAGTATGGCCTATATTGGTTTCAATATAAAGAGCCCTTTCATAATCACAAGTATGCAAAACATCAGACATACTACCATCATTTGATAGTATAAATGGAAatcaaaaggaataaaatttcAAAACATTGATAGTTAATGCAAAAAGGAGCACTTTTTAATCACACCAAAAACAATAATCAACAAACAATTATTTGATGCACTAATAGCTAGAGTGATCTAACCACTTATCTAACATAGAAAACAAAACAACAAACGGGTGGCTGCAAGCCTGCAACAATATTGGACAACACTGGTCTATACTGAAAGTAACGGCCAGGGGATGAATATAAACATGCTATAGCAATCTGGAGCTGGTTCCTTCTGTAGGCTTTCGTTTCCAGAAGCTGACCAAAATATCTAAATATTGTGAATCGAATTTATATATGAATTAACTAGCTCGCCCAGCATAACAGTAATGGCAGAATCAAAGGATCACGAATTCACGATGCTGAATTCAGAAAACCCTAAGAGTCTTAAAAAAACAAGAACTACTTTCTCTAAGCATTCCGATTATATTTGGCCCTCTTTAACTTCTCATACTCAGCAAATTAGACGGTTTTTCTCGAGATATGTTCAACTATACAAAATTGATAGCAATTAACCACTAATCGGCACTGTTTCAAAGC contains the following coding sequences:
- the LOC107632208 gene encoding uncharacterized protein LOC107632208 isoform X4, with protein sequence MEVEDDWDMTVEELDSLERDAFLLLNNSMCTNSNSTIFQNHLLPTLPTKPHFRFPSSKENKIMQKNQKTFATTVLVFFPVPCGSVSGRRTTHSVFVLQSRWTLCLKEKNEPSKELPKFSVKLFLHSVGMLQRNSNMTWFHMLTSSRVIISAFRRIPRASWNAKERSLSLPAISYGCSAFFLVRSREGSRRNLIIKFRLSK
- the LOC107632206 gene encoding uncharacterized protein LOC107632206, producing the protein MPKIRRARSQSIDCTRSHPYPSNSKNDELHKPKNLVGSVDDVKEWEDATCPICMESPHNAVLLKCSSHEMGCRPYMCNTSYRHSNCLDQFCKSFGSHLSSTILQEIPLTSTTSNSRDAQLEPRHSSEYGSQLQAKLICPLCRGEIFGYMVLEPARRHMNSKPRSCASETCEFQGTYAELRKHARSEHPSVRPSEVDPSRQSDWTRMERERDLEDLFSSIHARPDVDNRDTMLTGDLADLMSFFLYEIFSSIEDANRMASLMSSNRHRMPLHDRRSGTMQRIPNGTQTSQSARWRSNLPLAHQPERTQRGRNISSSRAVQANRPARWRTNLSLSSRMPREAHQYYREVSPGLRMTSSTRMSRSGISRTTPENTPSFGRNSSSGRTAAHHLRWRDQGWSSS
- the LOC107632208 gene encoding uncharacterized protein LOC107632208 isoform X1 translates to MEVEDDWDMTVEELDSLERDAFLLLNNSMCTNSNSTIFQNHLLPTLPTKPHFRFPSSKENKIMQKNQKTFATTVLVFFPVPCGSVSGRRTTHSVFVLQSRWTLCLKEKNEPSKELPKFSVKLFLHSVGMLQRNSNMTWFHMLTSSRVLNYISIENFEFSIIRGYVIDLEQVPVYSCFIGYVSWQVIISAFRRIPRASWNAKERSLSLPAISYGCSAFFLVRSREGSRRNLIIKFRLSK
- the LOC107632208 gene encoding uncharacterized protein LOC107632208 isoform X2; translation: MEVEDDWDMTVEELDSLERDAFLLLNNSMCTNSNSTIFQNHLLPTLPTKPHFRFPSSKENKIMQKNQKTFATTVLVFFPVPCGSVSGRRTTHSVFVLQSRWTLCLKEKNEPSKELPKFSVKLFLHSVGMLQRNSNMTWFHMLTSSRVLNYISIENFEFSIIRGYVIDLEQVPVYSCFIGYVSWQVIISAFRRIPRASWNAKERLWMFRFLPCKKQRRF
- the LOC107632208 gene encoding uncharacterized protein LOC107632208 isoform X3 codes for the protein MLSFFSTIQCAPTATAPFSKTTFCQPFPPNPISDSRPQRKNQKTFATTVLVFFPVPCGSVSGRRTTHSVFVLQSRWTLCLKEKNEPSKELPKFSVKLFLHSVGMLQRNSNMTWFHMLTSSRVLNYISIENFEFSIIRGYVIDLEQVPVYSCFIGYVSWQVIISAFRRIPRASWNAKERSLSLPAISYGCSAFFLVRSREGSRRNLIIKFRLSK
- the LOC107632208 gene encoding uncharacterized protein LOC107632208 isoform X5, which produces MEVEDDWDMTVEELDSLERDAFLLLNNSMCTNSNSTIFQNHLLPTLPTKPHFRFPSSKENKIMQKNQKTFATTVLVFFPVPCGSVSGRRTTHSVFVLQSRWTLCLKEKNEPSKELPKFSVKLFLHSVGMLQRNSNMTWFHMLTSSRVIISAFRRIPRASWNAKERLWMFRFLPCKKQRRF